The Sporosarcina sp. 6E9 genome segment TGAGCAACTGCGGATGGAGCGATTGTGTTAACGGTATTGCCACCATTTATAACCCCGACGTTAACACTAATCCCTTTTTCATAATCAGTTAACTTATGTAATTTAATAATTTTCTGCGCGAGTTCTTCTATGGCACTGTTACCTGCTTGTGGCTCAATGCCGGCGTGCGCAGCTTTCCCCGTAACCTGAAGCGTTACCTCACCTGCACCGCGACGAGCTGTAACTAGCGATCCATCTTGTCGTGCAGGCTCCATAATGAGTGCATACTTTTTACCAACGGTATGTTCTTCAATAAGATTTTTTGAAGTTGGCGAACCAATTTCTTCATCACTCGTTAAAATGATTAATATATTTTCAAGGCCAGCTCTCCCTGTTTTTTGAAGCGATTTTAATGCATATAAAAGAGAAACATGACTTGCTTGCATATCAATCACACCTGGACCATACGCACGACCTTCTCGTATGGTAAATGGGCGGTTTAAAGCGGTCCCTTTTGCAAAAACAGTATCCATATGCGCAACCGACATTATTTCCGGATTTTTCGCGTTTTTGTGCCGAATCACGAGATGGTTTCCTTGGACCTCTTGTAAATCAGTTTCAACTAAAAATCCAAGTTTTTCATACTCTTTTTGTAAGATGTTGCTAACAGCGTCTATGCATTCCTTATCTGTTGACCCACTATCCATATTTACTAACTTTTCTAAGAACGTCAACATTTCCTCTTCTTTTTCATATAAAAATGTCTTCACACCTATCACTCCACCCTTTTTTGTAGTTACCTTATCACTAAGTATAACATTCAATTCGGGGTAGTTTGCATGCTATTGACGAACTTTTACTTTTGATGGTTGATCAGGACGTTTATAGATAAAGTGATGGTAAACCGTGTTCGGGTCATTCATCACCAATTGCGAAGCCCCTTCTTTTGAGATATAAGTAACGCCGTTTTCTTCTCTAACTTTACTTGTCTGATTGTAATCAAGTACAAATATTTTTTTCTCACCACCCAATTTCAACATATTAATTGTTCTAGGGGTATGTGAAGTCACACCACAAATAATATGAGACTTTTTTTCCATATAAGATCTCCTTTCCACAGTATCTGTTTTCATAAAACCTAGTGAATTTAATTATCCATATTGTGGGTTAAATTCAGTATTATTATATCATTTTAATATTCATAATCATAGTACTATTCCTAAATATTAACAAATAATATTATTTAAATAAGTTGATTGCTAATTCATGTGACTAAACCCACTAGCATCAAGCATAAAAGGAGTTTATACCAACCAAAAAAAGAACCGTTTTAGGTTCTTTTTAGGTAGTTAGCTAGTTGCTTCCTGTATACGTAATTCTAGTTCTTCTCTCATATGTTCTTTTCTTTCCGGAGACCATTCAAATAAACGATCCATATAATCTATCACTGGTTGCTTCCAAGTTTGCACCCAAGGAATATCGAAATAGATAGCACCTGTCCTCCTTGCAAAAAAGTCCACCGGTGTCATCGCCATCTCGAATTGAATTGCATAATGCAATGTCAATTTGATTGGCAGCGGTAAATCTAATTCTATTAATAGCTCATTTTCCAGATCAATGATTGCATCTGTGTTCGTGCCGTAAATTGCGGCAATTGATGCACCGTCTTCCTTTGACATTCCCAACATCGAGAGCTTCCTGGCTTTAGTTCCGATAAATATCGGATAATCGCCTGGATGAGAAAAGTCGCCACCGGATAACTTCAAATCTTTAGTGATTGATTGGCTGCTTTTTTTCCCCAATTCAGCACTGATTAAATCAGTCACGGTTTCAGCCATTTTTCGATAGCCGGTTAGTTTCCCGCCTGCAATTGTGATAAGTCCTGTTTTAGAAGTCCAGATTTCATCTTTACGAGAAATTTCAGATGGACCTTTCCCCTCTTCATGAATTAAAGGACGAATACCGGCCCAAGTCGATTCGATATTTTCCATTTCAATGGCCGTCTGAGGAAACATGGTTTGGATGCAGTTCAATAAGTATTCCTTATCTTCCTTGGTTGTTGTTGGATGTTCCAGATTCCCTTCGTAGACTGTATCCGTCGTCCCAACATAGGTCTTTCCATTCCGCGGAATTGCAAAAACCATTCGGCCATCAGGGGTATCAAAATAAACGGGTTGATGAAGGGGAAGCTGTTTTCTGTCGAGTACAATATGTACACCTTTTGTCAGAAGTAAACTTTTACCAAACACTTTATCATCCAGATCGATTACCCTCTCTACCCAAGGGCCAGCAGCATTAACAACGATACTACCAGTTGCATGGTAAGGTTTATCCGTTAGTTTATCTAGTAAATATACGCCCACTATCTTTCCATTTGCATCGTATTCAAACTGATCTAGCTTGACATAGTTTAGAAGATCAGCGCCATATTCAAAGGCTTTTTTCGCAACTTCAATTGTAAGTCTTGCATCATCCGTCTGGTACTCGACATATTCACCGCCACCCAAAAGCCCCTTTTTAGCTAGCAATGGTTCACGCCGCAGAACTTCCTTCTGAGAAAGCATTTTCCGCTTTTCCTCCGGCTTCACCCCAGCTAAATAATCATAGACTTTGAGACCAATCGATGTTGAATACCTGCCAAAGGTGCCTTTTTTATAAATCGGTAACAGCATCCACTGCGGATGTGTAACATGGGGTGCATTTTCATATACAATCGCGCGTTCTTTACCGACATCCGAAACCATCTTCACTTCAAATTGCTTTAAATAACGGAGACCACCGTGAACCAGTTTTGTAGATCGACTCGAAGTACCCGCTGAAAAATCCTGCATTTCTACCAATAAAGTCCTTAACCCTCTCGTCGTGCAATCGAGGGCAATTCCCGTCCCCGTTATTCCACCGCCAATAATAATGACGTCGTACTGCTCATCTTTAAGCCTGGTTAAAATGTTCTTTCTTTCAACATGCGAAAATTTCTTCATAATATTAGCTCCTTTATTTAAAAGAAATGAACAATCTACTTTAACTATACAATGAATTCCAACGGTTACAAATATTTATGTGCATATTTTTGGTATTTTCCCTCAGACTCTCATGATATTCTAATAAACTTCACAGTGAAATCACATAAGTAAATACTATGATAGGAGTAATCCAGATTAAGGATGGTTGTTATTACATAGAGGAGTGATGTTGTGGCTATTGAGATTTTTAGCCGGCGAGAACAAAAGTATTTAATCACGCGCTGGCAGTATGAACAGCTTGTCGAAAAGATAACACCTTATATGCGACATGATAAATACGGGGTAGATGGTCAATACACCGTAACTAGTCTGTACTTTGAAAATCCTCAGAAAGAAATCTACTTTGAAACGAAAAACAAATTAAAGTACAGACAAAAACTTAGATTACGGGTCTACGATGATACCGATAGAAACGGGACTGCATTTTTTGAAGTGAAACAAAAGCATAATAAGGTAGTCAATAAACGACGATTAGTTTTACCATTAAATGAAGCATATCGGTATTTGGACAATGAGGAAGCTGAAAATCTATCAACATATGAAACATCTAACACGCAAGTATTAAGAGAGATTGATCATTTTCGTAGATTCTACAACTTACATCCTGAGATGATTGTTAGCTACAACCGACATGCATTTCACGGGACAACAGATCCAGAATTACGAATTACGTTTGACTTGAATCTAAAATGCCGAAATGAAGATTTAGCACTTGAAAATGGTCCTTACGGCGTGAATTTTATCGACGAAGACCTGGTCGTACTTGAAGTTAAAGTAAATGATAGCGTGCCTTTATGGCTCACACGGTTTTTACAGGAACTAAATTGCGAACAACGAAGTGCTTCAAAGTTTTGCACAAGTACTGAATTATTATACGGAGAAGTCCTTCCACAAAATGAGTGGATGGAAACAACAACAATTGGAGGCGTTAAAGGTGGAAAGCATAAACAACTTGTTTCAATTTAATGGATTAGATGGCGAACCCACTATATGGATGAGCATCGGAGCTATGGCGATTGCAGCCATTCTGAGTTTAATTATTACGAAGGTGTACCAAATTACATTTACAGGCGAGCGTTATTCACAAGCATTCGTTCATACGATTGTAATGATGAGCGTTATTGTTTCGGTTGTTATGAATGTCGTTAGTGGAAATGCAGGTGTTGCATTTGGTTTATTCGCAGTGTTTTCCCTCATTCGTTTTAGAAGTGCGGTGACAAACGCGAAAGACATCGCGTATATCTTCTTCGGCCTATGTGTCGGTATGACAGCTGGATTATTCCAATTCGAACTTGCCATTGTCCTAACACTATTTGCAAGTCTTGTGTTTTATTTACTCTTTAAAGTTGATTATGGTGCAGGCAAGGATACGCAAATTTTAAAAATAACTGTTCCTGAGAACTTAAACGATGAAAACTTATTCGATGATATTTTACAAGAAAAAACGGATAGCTATCAACTTCGTCAAGTCGAAACAACAAACCTAGGAACGATGATTTTGTACACGTTCGCGATACGCAGTAAAGTCGACACGAAAGATCAAGAATTGCTCAATGTGATTCGTGAACGAAACGCTAATTTAAAAGTATCTCTATCCTATTTGGAAATGAGAGATTAATTACAAAAAACCGTTCTTGGTTAGAACGGTTTTTTCATTTGAATTAATTTGAATTAGTTTACATTCTCTACAACTACTGATATCCCTTGCCCAACTCCAATACACATCGAAGCCAATCCCAATTTCGCATCTCTTTTTTTCATTTCATAAATAAGCGTCGTCAAGATACGTGTACCACTTGCGCCAAGCGGATGGCCTAATGCGATAGCGCCGCCGTTAACATTGACCTTATCAATATCCAGTTCCAGTTGTTTTACACATTCAATTGATTGCGAAGCGAATGCTTCGTTAATTTCAACCAAATCGAAGTCCTGAGAGGTTAGACCATATCGCTTCATCACTTTTTTCGTGGAATAGATTGGACCTAATCCCATGAGTGAAGGTTCTGTACCAGCTGTTGCAGAACCGACAAATTTAACAAGCGGTTTTAGCTTTAATTTCTTGGCTAGTTCTGCACTCATTAAAATGACACCGGAAGCACCGTCATTGATGCCTGAAGCATTTCCCGCAGAGACTGTTCCGTTTTCAAACAACGGACGTAAATTCCCTAACTTTTCCACGGTCGTGTTTGGTCTTGGATGTTCATCTTTATCTATAATAATCTCATTTCCTTTTTTATCTTTCAGAGTAACCGGGATGATTTCATCTTCAAACCGATTCGTTTCAATTGCTGTCTTCGTTAACTGTTGACTTCTGTATGCGAATGAATCTTGCTCTTCCCTTGAAATATTGAATTTCTTGGCAACATTTTCAGCTGTCTGTGGCATTGATTCTGTTCCGTACATCTTATTCAACTTGGGATTTATAAACCGCCACCCCATTGTCGTGTCATGTAAACCTATATCACCTCGCGGAAATTCATGTTCAGGTTTCCCCATCACAAATGGTGCACGCGTCATGCTTTCAGTACCACCTGCAATGATGACATCGCACTCACCTGAAAGAATCGAACGAGCGCCCATGCTAACGGCATCTAAACTAGATCCGCATAAACGATTCACTGTTGTGCCGCTCACTTCTTGCGGCACACCTGCTAGAAGCAAAGACATTCTACCAACATTACGATTGTCTTCACCCGCGCCGTTTGCATTTCCTAAAATAACATCATCTATTAACTTCGGATCCAGTTCAGGGTTTCGATTAAGCAACGCTTTAATAACAATAGCCCCTAAATCATCAGGACGAACATTTTTAAATTGCCCCCTGTATCTCCCGATTGGTGTCCGAACAGCATCTACGATCACTACTTCTCTAGCCATTTATATCCCCCTATTAATTATTTATATATATTTAGTTGTATTAATCATTCTCACGTTGTACGATAAACGTACGATCATTAATTATATCGTACACTACCAATATTATATCATCGGAGGATGGTTCAATGTCAAGTGAGATTTCTAAAAACTCTATCAAATCAACTGATTTCATCCAATCTCTAGAACGGGGTTTATCAGTCATTCAAGCTTTTTCGCCGGAATATCCTGACCTTACAGTTAGCGAAGCCGCACAAATTACCAATTTGAGTCGGCCGGCTGTAAGGCGCATTTTTTTAACGCTTGAAGAATTAGGCTTTATACACTCAATAAATGGCCGCTATATGTTAACTGCACGTGTACTCTCACTAGGCTATTCATACATATCATCGAGAAATATTTGGAAGTTCACACATCCCCATATGAGAAAACTTGTAGAACAAACTGAGGAATCCACTTCAGTATCTGTTTTGGATCATACGGATATCGTTTATGTGGCCCGTATTCCTACGAAGAGAATTATGACAATCGCACTGGATATCGGCTCTCGCCTCCCTGCTTATGCAACTTCAATGGGTATGGTATTACTTGCGAATCTTTCAGCTGCAGAACTCGAGGAATATCTAGATTCTGTCGAACTGAAAGCATTCACCACTAAAACAATTGTGGACAAAGACACGTTGAAAGAGCGTCTGATTGAGATTAAGAAAAAAGGATGGGCGAGTTCTAAACAACAACTTGAGGATGGCCTACATTCCATTGCAGCACCCATTAAAAATCAGGATGGAAAAGTAATTGCTGCTATTAATATTTCTGCACATGCAGGGAGATTTACAGAAGAAAGTATCGAAGAATTTTATGTCCCACTCCTACTCGAAACCGCCAATCAAATTAGTGAAGATATTTCGAAGTCATATCAGATTTCGCAACTATAATTTGGGACAGGTGAGGAAGCATTTCTTCTTCACCTGTTTATTGTCCATATACCTTTTGTTATTTTAGATCCTTCAAATAAACCCCATACTTTTTCCACGGTGTGAAATCAAGCTTCCCATAAAACTCTATAAAGATGGTCCAGTCAATAATAATGGTTTCGATTTTCCTATCTTGCAAATAAGCCATGGCTGCTTGAACGATGGCAAGTCCGTAACCTTGCTTCTGTTCTTCTGGATCAATCCCCAGCGGCCCGATTCCACCGACCGGTTCTTCGAACAAAGGGCTCCAATAGACGTTTTGTGCAATGAATGGTGAATCTGCATCATTCATTCTGCAAAATCCAATGATTCGACCTTTCTTTTTCAACACTAGGAACTCACGGCCATCCCCATTCATATCAAAATACTTAATGGCCTCATAAACCCATCTACCCGGAAAGCACTTCTCGAGAAATGAAATAAGTTCATCCCTTTCATTCCTTTTTAATATCGAGAATTCAATCATCTTATCCTCAGGTATCGGATAGTGCTTCTCTAAATGGTTTATCAAATCATATGTATCTATTCTCTTTTGATACCCTTTTTTCTCAGCCCATTTTTGAGTTTCTGGATATTGATCCGGTATTCCGGAGAAGTAATGAAACGGATCCCCAGCCAATTGCATTTCAGTGATTCCGAGGTTCTTCAAATCGTCTTCCGCTCGTTCAAGTAAAGCCGTACCTACCCCTTTCCCACGATGCTCATGATCCACTAGCAACACTTGAATCCATCCCCTTTTCAGGTCCATGTTCACATCTATTTCTTCTTGCCACAGTTTAGCAACGACAAAACCAATTACATGATTTTCATCATCCACCGCAATATGAGAACTCTCATACGAAAGATTCACATCATCAAAACTGTTTTGCTTGAACAGCTCTTCGCGCATTGGAAATTCATCCGATAATTCTTTAGCCCATAATGCAAGTAATTCATCAAACCGTTCAACATTCCAAGGAATTAACTTCATAGTAGCCCTCCGTAGTCTTACTCTTTCCCAAAAGTTTCTTGCATTCGTTCAATAGGATCATCGAACATATCCTCACCCCATTGGACGACTTGACCTGCCTCCAGTAGTTCTTGTTTCAATTCGTTGTAGTCTACTTCTTGGACGGTTCCATTATCTTTGATTGCCAATGAAGCGGCTGTTCCTGCTGCCTGCCCCAAAATCATGAAAATCGGTTCCATACGAATCGATCCATAAGCAATGTGAGAACTTGATAAACAAACGGGTACCAGTAGATTTGTACACTCCTCCGCTTTAGGACGGATAGAACGATATGAAATTTCATACGGAGGGATTGGCACTTGGACATCCCCTTCATTTACGCATCTACCATCAATGACAACACGTCTACAATTATGTGAATCCATATGAAATGATGCCAAGCCAATCGAATCATCGATAAACGCCTGTTGCAGACAGTTCTTGTCTGTCATGACGTAATCCGAAATCATTCTTCTGCCTTCACGGATATAAAGCTGATGCGGCCAATGTCCCGTGCTCTCAAACTCATCTTTCGGTAATCCCCATCCTTTGACCTCTTCACGAATCTCATTTGGAATATGCTCATCATTTGCTAAGAAATACAATAGTCCAAGCGCGTAATTCACATGATCCTGGAATATTTCCTCTCGTCTTGCATAACTGCCTTCTGGCCATTCGTAATTCATACCAATATTATCAGTTGAAAATGCACCGTAATTATTCAAATCCGTTTTACCATTAGGTAGCATCGTATGAAGATTCATTGCATCCCATACACCGGATTGTATGTAACGGAGCAGTAGCTGATAGCGCCCTACATCATATTGTGGCGGTTTCGGAAAAGGAATTTGATTATCCTTTACTTTCGTCAAGCAAATCCGAAAATTATAGGCTTGTATCCGATGATCCCCTTGTCCCTGATAACCTAATTTAGTAGAATCATCTTCCGTAATGCCTGGTAATACACCACTTTCCGGGTCGCCTTCAATCACATAAGGATCGATCCATTTTTCAAATTTATGATGAGGAGCCCCAAACTGAATACCATTGTAAATTTCTTTGTAGGTTGCATTAGACTCCCTTCCGACAAAGAAAGAAACCCCCGCCTCCGCCAATAAATCACCCTCATAACTACAATCCATGAAAACTTTTCCCTTGAAGCGATTGCCATTCTCCATGGCAATTTCAGTAATCTTCAAATCCTCTTTACAAACCTCATCTAAATGCTGATTCAAATAAACAGGTATCTCGTATTCGTATATCCACTCGGCAAATACAGCCTGCGCAGCTTTCGGTTCAAAAGTCCATTGCTTGTCTTTCCCGTAATAAGTTGCGATTCTCTGATAAAATTCCCTTGAAAGACCACCGACCGCATCTTCAGCACCCAAATCCGTTGCGCCTAAACCACTAGCGGTCATACCTCCGATATGTTGACTAAATTCAACGATTGCAACGGTCGACCCCATTTTTGTAGCTTGAATAGCCGCCGAAATACCTGCTGGAGTTCCTCCGTAAATGATAATATCCTTTTCAATCAACTTGGGATTATCCAGTTTATTTGTTGGTTTATAATAATGTAGATTTTCAAAACTCAATGCGATGACCTCCTACTATTCTTTTAAAGCCCATGCATCAGAATAAAGCTTCACTGACTTTTTCAAATAGGCTAGATAAATCAACATCATATCTTTCGATGATAAAGTACTATCATTTCTTTCGAGTGTATCTAGTGATTCGACATCACCCAAATCCCATTTGTCTAATAACGTCTCAATTTGTTCCAAATACGCTACTATCATTAAGTCTTTTACCTGTTCGGTAACCTTTTCAGGGTCAACGATTCTTGCCGGGAATAAAGGCGCATTATATTTTGTATGTTGAGAAACCATACTCTCCAATTGTAGGATTATTGAATAAAACTGACTTTTTTCTTCATTAAATATTGTGAAGTACTCCTCAACAATGTCTTCAAAACGTTCCCCCCAAGCGATACGGGTGTATACATAGTTATTCAAATGATGAATCCATTTCCAGGGATAGTTTTCTAGTAATTTAGGTGATCCCTTTTTATGGTGAATTGGAACAATTAAGTTTAAAACACCATCAACATTCAGTTCCTTATAAGCCTGTAAATCTTGTTGAATTCTCGTCACTAAGGGTGGAAAAATTTCCGACAGCATAAAATGGTCGCTATAGTATTCAAGAACTGTCAATGACCTGCCTTTTTCTTCAACTTGTCCAATCCAATCCTGCAAAGCTCGGCGCGCTCTGTCTTGTCTAGATTCCCCAGAGTCAATCGAGGTTGAATAATCCCTTCCCCAATAGGCATACAATGCATTGACTTCATTCGATATTTCCGTTTCATGATCTCTTTCCAACATGTTCCATGATAAGCCTGCATTGTAAACAATATATTCCGCTTCTACATGGGGCACCTTCTCATTAAGCGCTACCTTTAATTTTTCTGTAAAACGGATATACGTTTGTAAAAATCCTTCCGCATTTTTTTCATCAATTCCTACATCTTCGGGCCATAATGAAATTCTTGTTATAATATTACTTTCCAAACAAATATCAACGATTTTCTGTATCACTTTTTCTTGAAGAATCGTATCTTCCGCAAAGAATTTAAGCTTCTCTTCTTCCTGAAGATTTTCGCTAGAGTCTTCTTTTTGAATCTCCTTTAGTAGATAGCTAAGACTATGCCCTCCAAGCGTTACACGAACATCACGCTTTTGTAACTCTGGCGCAACATAGGTTTTAATGCTATCCCATAAGAAAAAAGTGAAGAAATACTCATTTTGACCATTTTTAACTCCCCAATCAATCAGCGAGTTAATATAGGCGGGATCATCTATGGTTTCTAGGATATTTCCGCGCCTGCCAAATAAAGGCTCATGAATATACACTTCATCTTTCCCCCATTTTTTCACAACAGAATGAACCACCTCTTCTTCCAATTCAATCCAACGATAACCGAAACGCTCTCTGCAATAGTAATAAACCCCATACAGAATTGATCTCGGTTCATTTCCGATGATCCATGTATCTCTCTCAGAATGAACGATTGCAAAGCCATCTTTTTGTAGCCTAATGTTTTCGCCCATGAAACTGTTGTATTCCTCAAGACCGATTAAAATAATTCTTGTGAATTTCTCTTCATTACGCTTCGTAAACAGAGCACGATCACCGATTGAACTTTTAGTACCCGCCGCCATCATAAGTCTCTCAAGTTCTTCGACTGCAAAAAGTACAGTCTCGTGCGTATCCCAATAGATGATTTTATCCATAAACAGCACCTTCTCTACTTTTAATAAATAAAAGAGCACGCAATCGGTGCTCTTGCTAATTTACAACTTTATCGCTTCTATTGTTTCACTAGAATCAGAAGCTTTTCATAGACTCTCCCTTTCATAAAACGCCTCAGGCCACTCAAGTTCAATTCCAGCAGAACGTAATTTATCTTGAAATGCAGTCAACAACTGTGTGTTTTCCCGAACTTCTTTTGGTGTGGCATTTCTTTGTTTACAATAAGCAACCAGTGCGCCGCATACTTCCCCAATATTCCATTCCGTCGGATGAAGCCTGTAGCAGCCATTTGTAATATGTGTCGTACCGATATTTTTGCACCCTGCCAACAAATTATCTACATCCTTTGGAATCAGTGCGCCTAATGGGATGTGATAAGGAAGTGCCTTAATATCCAAATACGTTCTTCCCGACATACTCGGGTGGAGATCAATGCTATAGGAACCGATGCCTACCCTGTCGTCATAAAACTTCCCAGTTTTTCCTTCATTGAAATCAGGCGATACATCTTGTTCAACAATTGTATATAGCGCTTTTATTCTTCTAGACTCTCTTATATAAGGCGCTTTCGCTAATCCGTCATCAGTTCCAAAGATATCTTTACGCAGTTTCAATCCAGGGTATCCTTTTCCACCATCGGGTCGTGGTGCTGCTGTTTGGAGCCAGTAAAGTAACGACAAGCTTAGTTGCTTGGCTTTAAATAGATTTTCTTCTTTTTCCATTTCAGGTACATCATAAATATTCCCTAAAAAGTAATCATTCATCGGCCAATTCATCAAGCTGACATCGCCTGCATCTAATGGTAGGTTAAAATTCTGGGCATCAAAACTGCGTCTGTACTCCCATAGTGGAAAACCAGTTTCTTCCCGGAAGAGTGTGTACACTCTTTTCTCTCTCGTAATCGGATGGGGTGCAAAAAAACTTAGATAAGCCGCCGGCCATATCTCCGGATGAAAGTCCCGCCAAAAAGAATACAATTCCGGTTCTGGTATCGTATTATCCTCACCCGCTCTATATTCAATGCCAAGGACGTACGTAAACGCTTGAATGTCTTTTGGATCAGCCGCTTTTACTGCATGCGGCTCGTTTGTCTCCGAGATTGCTTCC includes the following:
- a CDS encoding glycerol-3-phosphate dehydrogenase/oxidase gives rise to the protein MKKFSHVERKNILTRLKDEQYDVIIIGGGITGTGIALDCTTRGLRTLLVEMQDFSAGTSSRSTKLVHGGLRYLKQFEVKMVSDVGKERAIVYENAPHVTHPQWMLLPIYKKGTFGRYSTSIGLKVYDYLAGVKPEEKRKMLSQKEVLRREPLLAKKGLLGGGEYVEYQTDDARLTIEVAKKAFEYGADLLNYVKLDQFEYDANGKIVGVYLLDKLTDKPYHATGSIVVNAAGPWVERVIDLDDKVFGKSLLLTKGVHIVLDRKQLPLHQPVYFDTPDGRMVFAIPRNGKTYVGTTDTVYEGNLEHPTTTKEDKEYLLNCIQTMFPQTAIEMENIESTWAGIRPLIHEEGKGPSEISRKDEIWTSKTGLITIAGGKLTGYRKMAETVTDLISAELGKKSSQSITKDLKLSGGDFSHPGDYPIFIGTKARKLSMLGMSKEDGASIAAIYGTNTDAIIDLENELLIELDLPLPIKLTLHYAIQFEMAMTPVDFFARRTGAIYFDIPWVQTWKQPVIDYMDRLFEWSPERKEHMREELELRIQEATS
- a CDS encoding polyphosphate polymerase domain-containing protein translates to MAIEIFSRREQKYLITRWQYEQLVEKITPYMRHDKYGVDGQYTVTSLYFENPQKEIYFETKNKLKYRQKLRLRVYDDTDRNGTAFFEVKQKHNKVVNKRRLVLPLNEAYRYLDNEEAENLSTYETSNTQVLREIDHFRRFYNLHPEMIVSYNRHAFHGTTDPELRITFDLNLKCRNEDLALENGPYGVNFIDEDLVVLEVKVNDSVPLWLTRFLQELNCEQRSASKFCTSTELLYGEVLPQNEWMETTTIGGVKGGKHKQLVSI
- a CDS encoding acetyl-CoA C-acyltransferase produces the protein MAREVVIVDAVRTPIGRYRGQFKNVRPDDLGAIVIKALLNRNPELDPKLIDDVILGNANGAGEDNRNVGRMSLLLAGVPQEVSGTTVNRLCGSSLDAVSMGARSILSGECDVIIAGGTESMTRAPFVMGKPEHEFPRGDIGLHDTTMGWRFINPKLNKMYGTESMPQTAENVAKKFNISREEQDSFAYRSQQLTKTAIETNRFEDEIIPVTLKDKKGNEIIIDKDEHPRPNTTVEKLGNLRPLFENGTVSAGNASGINDGASGVILMSAELAKKLKLKPLVKFVGSATAGTEPSLMGLGPIYSTKKVMKRYGLTSQDFDLVEINEAFASQSIECVKQLELDIDKVNVNGGAIALGHPLGASGTRILTTLIYEMKKRDAKLGLASMCIGVGQGISVVVENVN
- a CDS encoding M20 family metallopeptidase — encoded protein: MKTFLYEKEEEMLTFLEKLVNMDSGSTDKECIDAVSNILQKEYEKLGFLVETDLQEVQGNHLVIRHKNAKNPEIMSVAHMDTVFAKGTALNRPFTIREGRAYGPGVIDMQASHVSLLYALKSLQKTGRAGLENILIILTSDEEIGSPTSKNLIEEHTVGKKYALIMEPARQDGSLVTARRGAGEVTLQVTGKAAHAGIEPQAGNSAIEELAQKIIKLHKLTDYEKGISVNVGVINGGNTVNTIAPSAVAHVDLRISKMEQADWLEREIKEICAVPDVKGTTIKVTGGIERPPMVKNQQTIELLNVIKSIGSELGIEIKDMATGGGSDASFTSAMGVATIDGLGPIGGNAHSEDEYLEVDSLVERTNLLAHVIHRLTIEKD
- a CDS encoding FAD-dependent oxidoreductase; its protein translation is MSFENLHYYKPTNKLDNPKLIEKDIIIYGGTPAGISAAIQATKMGSTVAIVEFSQHIGGMTASGLGATDLGAEDAVGGLSREFYQRIATYYGKDKQWTFEPKAAQAVFAEWIYEYEIPVYLNQHLDEVCKEDLKITEIAMENGNRFKGKVFMDCSYEGDLLAEAGVSFFVGRESNATYKEIYNGIQFGAPHHKFEKWIDPYVIEGDPESGVLPGITEDDSTKLGYQGQGDHRIQAYNFRICLTKVKDNQIPFPKPPQYDVGRYQLLLRYIQSGVWDAMNLHTMLPNGKTDLNNYGAFSTDNIGMNYEWPEGSYARREEIFQDHVNYALGLLYFLANDEHIPNEIREEVKGWGLPKDEFESTGHWPHQLYIREGRRMISDYVMTDKNCLQQAFIDDSIGLASFHMDSHNCRRVVIDGRCVNEGDVQVPIPPYEISYRSIRPKAEECTNLLVPVCLSSSHIAYGSIRMEPIFMILGQAAGTAASLAIKDNGTVQEVDYNELKQELLEAGQVVQWGEDMFDDPIERMQETFGKE
- a CDS encoding DUF4956 domain-containing protein — protein: MESINNLFQFNGLDGEPTIWMSIGAMAIAAILSLIITKVYQITFTGERYSQAFVHTIVMMSVIVSVVMNVVSGNAGVAFGLFAVFSLIRFRSAVTNAKDIAYIFFGLCVGMTAGLFQFELAIVLTLFASLVFYLLFKVDYGAGKDTQILKITVPENLNDENLFDDILQEKTDSYQLRQVETTNLGTMILYTFAIRSKVDTKDQELLNVIRERNANLKVSLSYLEMRD
- a CDS encoding GNAT family N-acetyltransferase codes for the protein MKLIPWNVERFDELLALWAKELSDEFPMREELFKQNSFDDVNLSYESSHIAVDDENHVIGFVVAKLWQEEIDVNMDLKRGWIQVLLVDHEHRGKGVGTALLERAEDDLKNLGITEMQLAGDPFHYFSGIPDQYPETQKWAEKKGYQKRIDTYDLINHLEKHYPIPEDKMIEFSILKRNERDELISFLEKCFPGRWVYEAIKYFDMNGDGREFLVLKKKGRIIGFCRMNDADSPFIAQNVYWSPLFEEPVGGIGPLGIDPEEQKQGYGLAIVQAAMAYLQDRKIETIIIDWTIFIEFYGKLDFTPWKKYGVYLKDLK
- a CDS encoding IclR family transcriptional regulator C-terminal domain-containing protein, with amino-acid sequence MSSEISKNSIKSTDFIQSLERGLSVIQAFSPEYPDLTVSEAAQITNLSRPAVRRIFLTLEELGFIHSINGRYMLTARVLSLGYSYISSRNIWKFTHPHMRKLVEQTEESTSVSVLDHTDIVYVARIPTKRIMTIALDIGSRLPAYATSMGMVLLANLSAAELEEYLDSVELKAFTTKTIVDKDTLKERLIEIKKKGWASSKQQLEDGLHSIAAPIKNQDGKVIAAINISAHAGRFTEESIEEFYVPLLLETANQISEDISKSYQISQL